The following are encoded together in the Chiroxiphia lanceolata isolate bChiLan1 unplaced genomic scaffold, bChiLan1.pri scaffold_68_arrow_ctg1, whole genome shotgun sequence genome:
- the LOC116781845 gene encoding OTU domain-containing protein 5-like: MTILPKKKPVPAPDGDADSCQDSGADRGADAGPERGPGGVGEPGGPGVGGPRPRASPPPPLRGWAGLPGAAGSPPPAGPGGPVSGGPGAADGPAALLGLEAAALGLPEPRGPGCGGGGGGGPGHSKRRRRGGAGPSGGPGGGSGPGGIGLGLGLGPGCGSPGPDEAGGGYNSEDEYEAGRVEMDPATAEQQEHRFEKALREKKGFIIKRMKEDGACLFRAVADQVYGDQDMHEVVRKHCMDYLMKNADYFSNYVTEDFTTYINRKRKSTCHGNHIEMQAMAEMYNRPVEVYQYGTEPINTFHGIQHNEDEPIRVSYHRNIHYNSVVNPNKATIGVGLGLPSFKPGLAEQSLMKSAIKTSEESWIEQQMLEDKKRATDWEATNEGNLRGVSMGAGGSLWVLGGSPSCPWG, encoded by the exons ATGACGATCCTCCCGAAGAAGAAGCCGGTGCCGGCGCCCGACGGCGACGCGGACTCGTGCCAGGACTCGGGCGCCGATCGCGGCGCGGACGCGGGTCCcgagcgcggccccggcggcgtCGGAGAGCCCGGGGGTCCCGGCGTGGGGGGGCCGCGGCCCAGAgcctcgccgccgccgccgctgcggGGCTGGGCAGGACTGCCCGGAGCCGCGGGCtcccccccgcccgccgggcCTGGAGGGCCCGTCAGCGGCGGGCCCGGAGCGGCGGATGGGCCCGCGgcgctgctggggctggaggcgGCGGCGCTGGGGCTGCCCGAGCCCCGCGGGCCCGGCTgcggcggcggaggcggcggcggccccgggcacAGCAAGAGGCGGAGGCGAGGCGGGGCCGGGCCCAGCGGAGGGCCCGGAGGAGGGTCCGGCCCCGGAGGGAtcgggctggggctggggctgggcccCGGGTgcggcagccccggccccgaCGAGGCGGGAGGAGGCTACAACAGCGAGGACGAGTACGAGGCCGGCAGGGTGGAGATGGACCCGGCCACGGCCGAGCAG CAGGAGCACCGGTTCGAGAAGGCGCTGCGGGAGAAGAAAGGCTTCATCATCAAGCGCATGAAGGAGGACGGGGCCTGCCTGTTCCGGGCCGTGG CGGATCAGGTGTACGGAGACCAGGACATGCACGAGGTGGTGAGGAAGCACTGCATGGACTACctg atGAAAAACGCCGATTACTTCTCCAACTACGTGACCGAGGATTTCACCACCTACATCAACCGGAAGCGGAAGAGCACCTGCCACGGGAACCACATCGAGATGCAGGCCATGGCCGAGATGTACAACCGCCCCGTCGAGGTCTACCAGTACGGCACCG AGCCCATCAACACGTTCCACGGGATCCAGCACAACGAGGACGAGCCGATCCGGGTCAGCTACCACCGGAACATCCACTACAACTCCGTGGTCAACCCCAACAAGGCCACCATCGGCGtcgggctggggctgccctccTTCAAACCAGGG CTGGCGGAGCAGTCGCTGATGAAAAGCGCCATCAAGACGTCGGAGGAGTCGTGGATCGAGCAGCAGATGCTGGAGGACAAGAAACGTGCCACCGACTGGGAGGCCACCAACGAG GGAAATTTGAGGGGGGTCTCAatgggtgctggggggtccctgtgggtgctgggggggtccCCAAGCTGTCCCTGGGGGTGA
- the LOC116781849 gene encoding 3-beta-hydroxysteroid-Delta(8),Delta(7)-isomerase-like: protein METSAHPYWPRSLALPGYVAGARPGWQCAGAVAVAAAALLWAGWALGGGGAKGGASRSPARRLVLGWFLVCSGIHGILEGYFSLRHRELPADTGLLADVWKEYAKADSRYMTSDDFTVAMETVTAWAWGPLSFLTFLALLRRHPSRYVLQLIVSLGQLYGDVLYFATEAQAGWTHSDPRPLYFWVYFVGINGLWVLVPGALLLDACYQLSAAQRGLDRPRHKAH from the exons ATGGAGACGAGCGCGCACCCCTATTGGCCGCGCTCACTGGCGTTGCCGGGTTACGTGGCCGGCGCGCGGCCCGGCTGGCAGTGCGCAGGCGCGGTGGccgtggcggcggcggcgctgctgTGGGCGGGGTGGGCGctgggagggggcggggccaaGGGCGGGGCCTCGAGGAGCCCCGCCCGCCGCCTGGTGCTGGGCTGGTTCCTCGTGTGCTCCGGGATCCACGGGATCCTGGAGGGATATTTCAGCCTCCGGCACCGGGAGCTGCCCGCCGACACCGGGCTGCTGGCAGACGTCT GGAAGGAGTACGCCAAGGCCGACAGCCGCTACATGAC GAGCGATGACTTCACGGTTGCCATGGAGACTGTGACTGCCTGGGCCTGGGGCCCCCTCAGCTTCCTCACCTTCCTCGCCCTCCTGCGCCGTCACCCGTCCCGCTACGTCCTGCAGCTCATCGTGTCCCTCG ggcagctctaCGGGGACGTTCTGTACTTCGCCACCGAGGCCCAGGCGGGCTGGACCCACAGCGACCCCCGGCCCCTCTATTTCTGGGTGTACTTCGTGGGGATCAAcgggctgtgggtgctggtgcCCGGTGCCCTCCTGCTCGACGCCTGCTACCAGCTCAGCGCGGCCCAGCGCGGCCTCGACCGGCCCCGCCACAAGGCCCACTGA
- the CCDC120 gene encoding coiled-coil domain-containing protein 120 isoform X1 produces the protein MEVRGHIIPPGTYSPAGAAAGRLQELRERQRGLRQALGLRLRELRRLCLQEAELTGKLPPEYPLEPGERPQPPPRRRSGVPPRGPLPEWLSHPSGGSRPPGCPVVTPTPCGSPHALAGRARREAAAQVQVQAQVVEAARRMAAVPGLPPEQRRRRQRLQAEAAQRLQQLRAQLGPPGQDENGSLCDLPVLENGALPPLKPPQSGGGRPSPPRGGSSSPDRRPPWTPDVPLGGPGRRSSLASPASPARTLPRSASSFEGRSVPATPVLARSPCARGHPLGRPNPEAPGLPPRPWSGSQDSQLGGPPAPGPPLPTAPRTRRSNSSEALIDWGGPPAAAAESTPEASRGRGGCPPNAHPPPPPPLLGRAAAPQPEVVGAGGAAGLVPAAHGDPPGGPPPPGRTPPPAAPRARLGPPPTPRPPRPAPLAQLRRGPGAQGLRGHPWGHPPSPRGPTAPRHPGVTPQTRGVAPPDSLQPSPGYGEGSPQVWVGCP, from the exons ATGGAGGTGAGGGGCCACATCATCCCCCCCGGCACCTACAGCCCCGCAG gggcggccgcggggcggcTGCAGGAGCTGCGGGAGCGGCAGCGGGGGCTGCGCCAGGCGCTGGGGCTGCGCCTGCGGGAGCTGCGGCGCCTCTGCCTGCAGGAGGCC GAGCTGACGGGGAAGTTGCCCCCCGAGTACCCCCTGGAGCCCGGAGAGAGACCCCAACCCCCCCCTCGGCGCCGGTCGGGGGTGCCCCCCCGGGGACCCCTCCCTGAG TGGCTCTCGCACCCCTCCGGTGGTTCCCGTCCCCCCGGGTGTCCCGTGGTGACCCCCACGCCCTGTGGGTCCCCCCATGCCCTG gcggggcgggcgcggcgcgaGGCGGCGGCGCAGGTGCAGGTGCAGGCGCAGGTGGTGGAGGCAGCGCGGCGCATGGCGGCCGTGCCAGGGCTGCCCCCCGAGCAGCGCCGGCGCCGGCAGCGGCTCCAGGCTGAGGCTGCCCAGCGGCTCCAGCAGCTCCGTGCCCAGCTCGGACCCCCGGGGCAGG ATGAGAACGGGTCCCTCTGCGACCTGCCCGTGCTGGAGAACG GGGCCCTGCCCCCCCTGAAGCCCCCCCAGAGTGGAGGCGGCCGCCCCTCTCCCCCCCGGGGGGGGTCCAGCAGCCCCGACCGCCGCCCGCCCTGGACCCCCGACGTGCCCCTGGGGGGCCCGGGTCGCCGCAGCTCCCTCGCCAGCCCTGCCAG CCCGGCGCGGACCCTTCCCCGCAGCGCCTCCAGTTTCGAGGGTCGCAGCGTCCCGGCCACGCCCGTCCTGGCCCGCAGCCCCTGCGCCCGAGGGCACCCCCTCGGCCG ccccaacccCGAGGCGCCGGGGTTGCCCCCCCGGCCCTGGTCCGGCAGCCAGGACTCGCAGCTGGGGGggccccccgcccccggcccccccctCCCGACGGCCCCCCGGACCCGCCGCAGCAACAGCTCGGAGGCCTTGATCGACTGGGGgggcccccccgccgccgccgccgagaGCACCCCCGAGGCGtcgcggggccggggcggctgCCCCCCCAACGCGcacccccccccgcccccccccctcctcGGCCGAGCAGCAGCGCCGCAGCCAGAAGTGGTTGGCGCTGGAGGGGCTGCGGGACTGGTACCTGCGGCACACGGGGACCCCCCCGGCGGGCCCCCACCCCCCGGCCGGACCCCCCCGCCTGCTGCCCCCCGGGCCCGCCTGGGCCCCCCCCCGACGCCGAGACCCCCCCGGCCTGCCCCACTCGCTCAGCTACGCCGGGGCCCTGGCGCCCAG GGCCTcaggggacacccctggggccaccccccctccccccgtGGACCCACAGCCCCCCGGCACCCTGGTGTGACCCCCCAAACCCGCGGGGTCGCACCCCCTGACTCACTCCAACCCTCCCCCGGTTATGGGGAGGGGTCCCCCCAGGTTTGGGTGGGGTGCCCctaa
- the CCDC120 gene encoding coiled-coil domain-containing protein 120 isoform X2, translated as MEVRGHIIPPGTYSPAGAAAGRLQELRERQRGLRQALGLRLRELRRLCLQEAELTGKLPPEYPLEPGERPQPPPRRRSGVPPRGPLPEAGRARREAAAQVQVQAQVVEAARRMAAVPGLPPEQRRRRQRLQAEAAQRLQQLRAQLGPPGQDENGSLCDLPVLENGALPPLKPPQSGGGRPSPPRGGSSSPDRRPPWTPDVPLGGPGRRSSLASPASPARTLPRSASSFEGRSVPATPVLARSPCARGHPLGRPNPEAPGLPPRPWSGSQDSQLGGPPAPGPPLPTAPRTRRSNSSEALIDWGGPPAAAAESTPEASRGRGGCPPNAHPPPPPPLLGRAAAPQPEVVGAGGAAGLVPAAHGDPPGGPPPPGRTPPPAAPRARLGPPPTPRPPRPAPLAQLRRGPGAQGLRGHPWGHPPSPRGPTAPRHPGVTPQTRGVAPPDSLQPSPGYGEGSPQVWVGCP; from the exons ATGGAGGTGAGGGGCCACATCATCCCCCCCGGCACCTACAGCCCCGCAG gggcggccgcggggcggcTGCAGGAGCTGCGGGAGCGGCAGCGGGGGCTGCGCCAGGCGCTGGGGCTGCGCCTGCGGGAGCTGCGGCGCCTCTGCCTGCAGGAGGCC GAGCTGACGGGGAAGTTGCCCCCCGAGTACCCCCTGGAGCCCGGAGAGAGACCCCAACCCCCCCCTCGGCGCCGGTCGGGGGTGCCCCCCCGGGGACCCCTCCCTGAG gcggggcgggcgcggcgcgaGGCGGCGGCGCAGGTGCAGGTGCAGGCGCAGGTGGTGGAGGCAGCGCGGCGCATGGCGGCCGTGCCAGGGCTGCCCCCCGAGCAGCGCCGGCGCCGGCAGCGGCTCCAGGCTGAGGCTGCCCAGCGGCTCCAGCAGCTCCGTGCCCAGCTCGGACCCCCGGGGCAGG ATGAGAACGGGTCCCTCTGCGACCTGCCCGTGCTGGAGAACG GGGCCCTGCCCCCCCTGAAGCCCCCCCAGAGTGGAGGCGGCCGCCCCTCTCCCCCCCGGGGGGGGTCCAGCAGCCCCGACCGCCGCCCGCCCTGGACCCCCGACGTGCCCCTGGGGGGCCCGGGTCGCCGCAGCTCCCTCGCCAGCCCTGCCAG CCCGGCGCGGACCCTTCCCCGCAGCGCCTCCAGTTTCGAGGGTCGCAGCGTCCCGGCCACGCCCGTCCTGGCCCGCAGCCCCTGCGCCCGAGGGCACCCCCTCGGCCG ccccaacccCGAGGCGCCGGGGTTGCCCCCCCGGCCCTGGTCCGGCAGCCAGGACTCGCAGCTGGGGGggccccccgcccccggcccccccctCCCGACGGCCCCCCGGACCCGCCGCAGCAACAGCTCGGAGGCCTTGATCGACTGGGGgggcccccccgccgccgccgccgagaGCACCCCCGAGGCGtcgcggggccggggcggctgCCCCCCCAACGCGcacccccccccgcccccccccctcctcGGCCGAGCAGCAGCGCCGCAGCCAGAAGTGGTTGGCGCTGGAGGGGCTGCGGGACTGGTACCTGCGGCACACGGGGACCCCCCCGGCGGGCCCCCACCCCCCGGCCGGACCCCCCCGCCTGCTGCCCCCCGGGCCCGCCTGGGCCCCCCCCCGACGCCGAGACCCCCCCGGCCTGCCCCACTCGCTCAGCTACGCCGGGGCCCTGGCGCCCAG GGCCTcaggggacacccctggggccaccccccctccccccgtGGACCCACAGCCCCCCGGCACCCTGGTGTGACCCCCCAAACCCGCGGGGTCGCACCCCCTGACTCACTCCAACCCTCCCCCGGTTATGGGGAGGGGTCCCCCCAGGTTTGGGTGGGGTGCCCctaa